One part of the Maribacter aquivivus genome encodes these proteins:
- the rlmD gene encoding 23S rRNA (uracil(1939)-C(5))-methyltransferase RlmD, which yields MRKKTKRVVFENVMVTDAAAKGKTIGKAPDGRVIFLNNTVPGDVVDVQTTKKRKAYFEGTAINFHSLSDKRVDPVCQHFNVCGGCKWQDMGYEHQLFYKQKEVENNLKRIGHLDLPELTPILGSEQQYFYRNKMEFSFSDSRWLTLEEVKSDNQIEDRNALGFHIPGMWDKILDIKKCHLQKDPSNAIRLETKKFAVENGLTFFNPRNQYGMLRTLMIRTSSIGEIMILVQFFENDKEKRELLLNHLSITFPEITSLLYVINPKQNDTIYDQEIICFSGRDHIFEEMEGLKFKINAKSFYQTNSEQAYELYKITRNFADLKGDELVYDLYTGTGTIAQFVSKKAKKVVGIESVPEAILDAKANAERNEIENVDFFVGDMKNVFNEQFIAQNGVPDVIITDPPRDGMHKDVVQQILNIAPKKVVYVSCNSATQARDLELMKEMYDITKVQPVDMFPQTHHVENVVLLEKKV from the coding sequence ATGCGAAAAAAGACAAAACGAGTAGTTTTTGAAAATGTAATGGTAACCGATGCTGCTGCAAAAGGTAAAACTATTGGCAAAGCTCCTGATGGTAGGGTCATTTTTTTAAACAACACCGTACCAGGTGACGTAGTAGATGTTCAAACTACCAAAAAGAGAAAAGCATACTTTGAAGGAACTGCTATTAACTTTCATAGTCTTTCAGATAAAAGAGTAGATCCAGTTTGTCAGCATTTTAATGTTTGTGGAGGCTGCAAGTGGCAAGATATGGGCTACGAACACCAGCTTTTTTATAAGCAGAAAGAAGTAGAAAATAATTTAAAAAGAATAGGTCATTTAGATTTGCCTGAGCTCACACCAATTCTTGGCTCAGAACAACAATACTTCTACAGAAACAAAATGGAATTTTCTTTTTCTGATAGTCGTTGGTTAACGCTTGAAGAAGTAAAATCTGATAATCAAATTGAAGATAGAAATGCCTTAGGTTTTCATATACCTGGCATGTGGGACAAGATTTTGGACATAAAAAAGTGTCACCTACAAAAAGACCCATCAAACGCAATACGTCTAGAAACCAAAAAATTTGCAGTTGAAAACGGATTAACCTTTTTTAATCCAAGAAATCAATATGGCATGCTGCGTACATTAATGATACGTACATCATCTATTGGTGAAATAATGATATTGGTACAGTTTTTTGAAAACGATAAAGAGAAAAGAGAATTACTCTTAAATCATCTTTCTATAACTTTTCCTGAGATTACGTCTTTATTATATGTAATCAACCCAAAACAGAACGATACTATATACGATCAAGAAATTATCTGTTTTTCTGGTAGAGACCATATTTTTGAAGAAATGGAAGGGTTGAAATTCAAGATTAATGCAAAATCCTTTTATCAAACAAATTCAGAGCAAGCATACGAGTTATATAAAATTACCAGAAATTTTGCCGATTTAAAAGGTGATGAATTAGTATATGATTTGTATACGGGCACTGGTACTATTGCACAATTCGTTTCTAAAAAAGCAAAAAAAGTAGTGGGTATAGAATCGGTACCTGAAGCAATTTTAGATGCCAAGGCAAATGCAGAACGAAACGAAATTGAGAACGTTGATTTTTTTGTTGGCGATATGAAAAATGTTTTCAACGAACAATTTATAGCTCAAAACGGTGTCCCAGATGTTATCATTACAGATCCTCCGCGCGATGGTATGCATAAAGACGTAGTTCAGCAAATACTGAACATAGCGCCTAAAAAAGTAGTTTACGTGAGCTGTAATAGCGCAACACAGGCAAGAGATCTAGAGCTAATGAAAGAAATGTATGATATTACCAAGGTTCAGCCTGTAGACATGTTTCCGCAAACCCATCACGTAGAAAATGTTGTACTTTTAGAAAAGAAAGTTTAA
- a CDS encoding CCC motif membrane protein → MEQQKLPNVTIALILSIVSFLCCCVSAGIGGVIMSGIALILINKDTKTYQENPQEYSNFSTLKTTKIVAIIGLVLGALSLIWTIYSIVSMGGWDAYIEQTSEIYEQLGIPME, encoded by the coding sequence ATGGAACAACAAAAATTACCTAATGTTACTATCGCTCTTATTCTGAGTATCGTCTCTTTTTTATGCTGCTGCGTAAGTGCAGGTATTGGAGGTGTTATTATGTCTGGGATTGCTTTAATATTAATAAACAAAGACACTAAAACTTATCAGGAAAATCCTCAAGAATATTCCAACTTCAGTACGCTTAAGACAACTAAAATTGTTGCTATAATCGGATTAGTCTTGGGAGCTCTATCACTAATATGGACAATATACTCTATAGTTTCTATGGGCGGTTGGGATGCTTATATAGAGCAGACCTCTGAAATTTATGAACAACTTGGAATACCAATGGAATAA
- the trhA gene encoding PAQR family membrane homeostasis protein TrhA, producing MSYLKSLEKEEKFNTISHGIGALLAIVGMVLLIKSNSHKSEYATWGIVIYSLSLISMLIISTIYHAVDNKIWKLRMRILDHINIYYLIAGTYTPVALIKLINGNGWLIFFSVWGIAIVGTNLKLFFTGKFEIVSLLLYLAMGWLIVFDFENLVDNTSELGIQLLMLGGAFYTIGIVFYAVRKIPYNHFVWHLFVLAGAICHWFFIYLDVI from the coding sequence ATGTCTTACTTAAAATCCTTAGAGAAAGAAGAAAAGTTCAATACCATTTCACACGGTATTGGTGCATTATTGGCTATTGTAGGTATGGTATTATTGATTAAGTCAAATAGTCATAAATCTGAGTATGCAACGTGGGGAATAGTAATATATAGTTTGTCATTAATAAGCATGTTAATAATATCTACGATATATCATGCAGTCGATAATAAAATTTGGAAACTAAGAATGAGAATTCTAGACCATATAAATATCTATTATCTAATAGCGGGCACGTATACTCCTGTAGCTTTAATAAAACTTATAAATGGTAATGGATGGTTGATTTTCTTTTCTGTATGGGGTATTGCTATTGTTGGGACTAATTTAAAGCTTTTTTTTACAGGTAAATTTGAAATTGTGTCATTACTTCTTTACCTGGCAATGGGTTGGCTAATAGTATTTGATTTTGAAAACTTAGTAGATAATACTTCTGAATTAGGAATTCAATTGTTGATGTTAGGTGGAGCTTTCTATACTATAGGTATTGTATTCTATGCGGTAAGAAAAATACCCTATAATCATTTTGTTTGGCACCTTTTTGTTTTAGCTGGTGCAATATGTCATTGGTTTTTTATCTATTTAGACGTTATTTAA
- a CDS encoding ZIP family metal transporter: MIYILPILGVLISFLFVFIAKPQKNESFKLLLAFSGAFLLALTIFEMLPEVYSTIDSKSIGVFIMLGILFQIFLEFFSKGAEHGHVHISKESQNFPWLLFISLCIHSLLEGLPIGTNDTIIYGILIHKIPIAIILSIFLLGSNLKPVQAGLFMVLFAIMTPLGTYLAHTIDLLSRYGVYLNALVIGVFLHISTVILFESSEGHKFNLRKLLVIILGITIAYFL, from the coding sequence ATGATTTATATTTTACCAATTCTAGGAGTGTTAATTAGTTTTCTTTTTGTCTTTATAGCAAAGCCACAAAAAAATGAATCATTTAAACTTTTACTAGCATTTAGTGGTGCTTTCCTTTTAGCACTTACAATATTTGAAATGCTACCTGAAGTTTATTCAACTATTGATTCAAAGTCCATTGGAGTTTTCATAATGTTAGGAATACTATTTCAAATATTTTTAGAATTCTTCTCTAAAGGGGCAGAACACGGTCATGTACACATATCAAAAGAGAGTCAAAATTTTCCATGGTTACTCTTTATCAGTCTTTGTATTCATTCACTTCTTGAAGGTCTTCCAATAGGTACCAATGATACTATTATTTATGGAATTCTAATTCACAAAATTCCAATAGCGATTATATTAAGTATTTTCCTTTTAGGTTCTAATTTAAAGCCAGTGCAAGCCGGGCTCTTTATGGTATTGTTTGCCATAATGACTCCTTTAGGCACCTATTTAGCGCATACCATTGATTTATTATCTAGATACGGTGTTTATCTAAATGCTTTAGTAATAGGAGTATTTTTACATATTTCTACCGTAATATTATTTGAAAGTTCTGAAGGTCATAAATTCAATTTAAGGAAGTTACTGGTTATTATACTAGGAATAACAATCGCATATTTTTTATAA
- a CDS encoding DUF4268 domain-containing protein, with product MFSKEDSRKLREEFWIAFGKSFPNKWTLYKTKVKGLSFKFHFNLKMAMVSIDVDSDLEQRVKVWDQLVALKSILIDEYLPEAIYEDFFILDNQKDISRIYVQIKDVSIHNKNSWRETMQFLNTSMYKIESFYEEYKDIIDS from the coding sequence ATGTTTAGTAAAGAAGACTCTAGAAAATTACGTGAAGAATTTTGGATTGCTTTTGGAAAATCATTTCCAAATAAATGGACTTTGTATAAAACTAAGGTCAAAGGACTATCCTTTAAGTTTCATTTTAATTTAAAAATGGCAATGGTTTCCATTGATGTAGATTCAGATCTAGAACAACGTGTGAAAGTTTGGGACCAACTGGTAGCTCTAAAATCAATATTAATAGATGAATATCTTCCTGAAGCTATTTATGAAGACTTCTTTATTCTAGATAACCAAAAAGATATTTCAAGAATTTACGTTCAAATCAAGGATGTTTCTATTCACAATAAAAACAGTTGGAGAGAAACTATGCAGTTCTTGAATACTTCTATGTATAAAATAGAATCATTTTACGAAGAATATAAAGACATTATAGATTCTTAA
- a CDS encoding CCC motif membrane protein, with protein sequence MNNSEYQQIPGSSNALTFGILSIVLTLFCCGPFGAIFSFIGLSNAKTAKRHYEANPGNYRGYENISTGRILSYVGLALALIYLVFCILYFGLIMAFFMTADFQ encoded by the coding sequence ATGAACAATTCAGAATATCAACAAATACCAGGTTCTAGTAACGCATTAACTTTTGGTATTTTATCTATTGTATTAACCCTTTTCTGCTGTGGTCCTTTCGGTGCCATATTCAGTTTTATCGGCTTAAGCAATGCTAAAACAGCAAAGAGACATTATGAGGCTAATCCTGGTAATTATAGAGGATATGAAAATATTAGTACGGGAAGAATTCTCTCTTATGTAGGTCTAGCTTTAGCCCTAATATATTTAGTGTTTTGTATTCTTTACTTCGGATTGATAATGGCTTTCTTTATGACAGCCGATTTTCAATAA
- a CDS encoding DUF2752 domain-containing protein codes for MVIFGLLIYLQMRIKALIIFLGLESFMLPCFTKQLLGVDCPGCGLQRSLLFLIKGEFISAFLMYPAIYPMLLLFGFLGLNKLYPFKHSNAITITLMVSTVGFILTNYILKFI; via the coding sequence ATGGTAATTTTCGGACTATTAATTTATTTACAGATGCGCATTAAGGCATTAATCATTTTTCTGGGACTAGAAAGTTTCATGCTACCCTGTTTTACCAAACAGTTATTAGGCGTTGATTGCCCAGGCTGTGGTTTACAGCGTTCACTATTATTTTTAATAAAGGGCGAGTTTATCTCAGCTTTTTTAATGTACCCTGCTATTTACCCTATGCTATTACTCTTTGGCTTTTTAGGGCTCAATAAGCTATACCCTTTTAAACATTCAAATGCAATTACAATTACTCTTATGGTAAGTACCGTAGGTTTTATACTAACCAATTATATTTTAAAATTTATCTAA
- a CDS encoding DUF6452 family protein produces MRRFQIGLLIFLGIMSASSCEKDDICVEGDTPLLVIEFYDISDTATLKEVPTLRVVGVGQTVTVNTVTDRSNLSTISIPLKTDEDTTSFILIKNSAANDDGAETGNVDTINFSYSRIEDFLSRGCGFVVNYDELDANVTADSDNWIQDIEITKSLVTNSDSTHVKIFH; encoded by the coding sequence ATGAGAAGATTTCAAATCGGATTATTAATTTTTCTGGGGATTATGTCCGCATCATCATGTGAGAAAGATGATATCTGCGTAGAAGGTGACACTCCCCTACTTGTCATAGAATTTTATGATATTTCAGATACAGCTACCTTAAAAGAAGTACCAACTTTAAGAGTCGTTGGTGTTGGTCAAACGGTTACCGTAAATACCGTTACAGACCGCAGCAATTTAAGTACTATATCAATTCCGTTGAAAACAGATGAAGACACTACTAGCTTTATATTAATAAAAAACTCCGCTGCTAATGATGACGGGGCAGAAACAGGTAACGTTGACACCATTAATTTTTCATACTCAAGAATTGAAGACTTTCTATCTCGTGGTTGTGGTTTTGTAGTTAACTATGATGAATTGGATGCAAATGTAACCGCCGATTCTGATAATTGGATTCAAGATATCGAAATAACAAAATCGTTAGTCACTAACTCAGATTCTACACATGTCAAGATATTTCATTAA
- a CDS encoding DUF6048 family protein → MSRYFINLLFLLITCSVFSQSKPIDLNPKDTVEYKQSYGLGLGIDLSRIITGALDDNYKGFEIVADYRLTQNLYLAAELGTEEKTRQEDLYNFTTSGNYLKIGVNKNTYANWYGERNLIYMGGRLAFSTFDNTLNNYQYFDTNRYWSPDGFSNGSDVPEKFSGLNATWIEGVFGTKVEVFSNLYMGASIRLGLILSQNEDERFPNLWIPGFNKVTWDSNFGIGYNYSISYFLPLYKKKNKIKKKIELSSEPQGPPKPKERL, encoded by the coding sequence ATGTCAAGATATTTCATTAATCTTTTATTCCTTTTAATTACTTGTTCGGTATTTAGCCAAAGTAAGCCTATTGATCTAAACCCCAAAGATACTGTTGAGTACAAACAGTCATATGGCTTAGGTTTGGGTATTGATTTAAGTAGAATTATAACAGGTGCTTTAGATGATAATTACAAAGGCTTCGAAATAGTAGCTGATTATAGATTAACGCAAAATTTATATTTGGCTGCAGAATTAGGTACAGAAGAGAAAACGCGACAAGAAGACTTATATAACTTCACCACCTCGGGTAATTACCTAAAAATAGGTGTAAACAAAAATACTTATGCAAACTGGTACGGTGAGCGAAACTTAATTTATATGGGTGGCAGATTAGCATTCAGTACTTTCGACAATACGCTTAATAATTATCAATACTTTGATACGAATAGATACTGGAGTCCAGACGGATTTTCTAACGGTTCTGATGTACCTGAGAAATTCTCTGGTCTTAATGCCACATGGATAGAGGGCGTTTTTGGCACGAAAGTGGAAGTGTTCTCCAATTTGTATATGGGAGCAAGTATTCGCTTAGGTCTTATTTTAAGTCAAAATGAAGATGAGCGCTTTCCTAATCTTTGGATACCAGGTTTTAACAAGGTAACCTGGGATAGTAATTTCGGGATAGGGTATAACTACAGTATTTCTTATTTCTTACCGCTTTATAAAAAGAAAAATAAGATTAAGAAAAAGATTGAATTATCTAGCGAACCACAAGGTCCACCAAAACCAAAAGAACGCCTATAA
- the rocD gene encoding ornithine--oxo-acid transaminase yields the protein MSILENITSKDAIALEEKHGAHNYHPLPVVLSKGEGVHVWDVEGKKYYDFLSAYSAVNQGHCHPKIVNAMTEQAKTLSLTSRAFYNDMLGKYEKYATETFHFDKLLPMNTGAEAVETALKICRKWAYEEKGIAENAAEIIVCENNFHGRTTTIISFSNDPVARKNFGPYTDGFIKIEYDNLSALEEVLKSNSNVAGFLVEPIQGEAGVYVPSEGYLSGAKALCEKYNVLFIADEVQTGIARTGRLLATCGNCSCSDKHCSGTPEIKPDILILGKALSGGAYPVSAVLANDAIMNVIRPGNHGSTFGGNPIAAAVGMAALEVVKEEKLAENAFELGELFRAELNKFIPTTDLVNSVRGKGLLNAILINDSEDSSTAWDICMALKENGLLAKPTHGNIIRFAPPLVMTKEQLLDCVSIIVKTLKEFKN from the coding sequence ATGTCAATTTTAGAAAACATCACTTCTAAGGATGCTATTGCATTAGAAGAAAAACACGGAGCTCACAATTACCACCCATTACCTGTTGTATTAAGCAAAGGAGAAGGTGTTCATGTTTGGGATGTGGAAGGGAAAAAGTATTATGATTTCCTTTCTGCTTACTCTGCGGTAAATCAAGGTCATTGCCATCCAAAAATTGTAAATGCAATGACAGAGCAAGCCAAAACATTGTCTTTGACCTCTAGAGCGTTTTACAATGATATGTTGGGTAAGTACGAGAAATATGCAACAGAAACTTTTCATTTCGATAAGTTATTACCAATGAATACAGGTGCAGAAGCTGTAGAGACGGCTTTGAAAATTTGTAGAAAATGGGCATATGAAGAGAAAGGTATTGCAGAGAATGCAGCTGAAATTATAGTTTGTGAGAATAATTTTCACGGGCGAACTACTACTATTATTTCTTTCTCTAACGATCCTGTAGCTCGTAAGAATTTTGGACCATATACAGACGGATTCATTAAAATAGAGTATGATAATTTATCTGCTCTTGAAGAAGTTTTGAAATCAAATTCAAATGTTGCTGGCTTTTTAGTAGAACCTATTCAAGGTGAAGCAGGGGTTTATGTGCCTTCTGAAGGTTATTTAAGCGGAGCTAAAGCATTATGTGAAAAGTATAATGTATTGTTTATTGCAGATGAAGTACAAACTGGTATTGCTAGAACAGGTCGTTTATTAGCAACTTGTGGTAATTGCTCTTGTTCAGATAAGCATTGTAGTGGTACACCTGAGATTAAACCAGATATTTTAATATTAGGTAAAGCATTGTCTGGTGGTGCTTACCCTGTTTCTGCTGTTTTAGCTAATGATGCCATTATGAACGTGATAAGACCAGGAAACCATGGTAGTACTTTTGGGGGTAACCCAATTGCTGCAGCTGTTGGTATGGCCGCTTTAGAAGTAGTAAAAGAAGAGAAGCTTGCAGAAAATGCCTTTGAATTAGGTGAGCTTTTTAGAGCTGAGCTGAATAAATTTATTCCTACTACAGATTTGGTTAATAGTGTTAGGGGTAAAGGTCTTTTAAATGCAATACTTATTAATGACAGTGAAGATAGTTCTACTGCATGGGATATTTGTATGGCGTTAAAAGAAAACGGATTACTGGCAAAACCAACGCATGGTAATATTATAAGATTTGCACCGCCATTGGTAATGACAAAAGAACAGCTTTTAGATTGTGTTTCTATTATTGTAAAAACACTGAAAGAGTTTAAAAACTAG
- a CDS encoding THUMP domain-containing class I SAM-dependent RNA methyltransferase has product MGNNFKMVAKTLFGFEELLSKELRNLGASNVVEGTRNVSFEGDTGFMYKANLCLRTAIKIIKPIHSFRVRDENDLYKKIYAMDWTEHLSVSETFAIDATVNSEQFTHSLYVSQKTKDAIVDKFRETDGTRPDVDVKDPDLRINIHIHNNECNVSLDSSGYSLHKRGYRTATNIAPINEVLASGLLLLSGWDGQSDFLDPMCGSGTMLTEAAMIACNIPANINRKGFAFEKWTDFDADLFEKIIDSSLKKTREFHYKIIGYDKAPSAVRKAQDNIENANLEDYITVERKDFFKTEKESQGTLHMCFNPPYGERLDIEMENFYSAIGDTLKQGYPGTNAWFITSNLPALKYVGLRPSRKIKVFNSHLESRLVKYEMYEGSKKAKYQKNTEE; this is encoded by the coding sequence ATGGGTAATAATTTTAAAATGGTCGCTAAGACCTTATTTGGTTTTGAAGAGCTTTTGTCTAAGGAACTTAGAAATCTTGGTGCTAGCAATGTTGTAGAGGGAACTAGGAATGTATCTTTTGAAGGAGATACTGGTTTTATGTACAAAGCTAATCTATGTTTAAGAACAGCAATTAAAATTATTAAGCCTATACATTCTTTTCGTGTTAGGGATGAAAATGATTTGTACAAGAAAATTTATGCAATGGATTGGACAGAACATCTTTCTGTCAGTGAAACCTTTGCTATAGATGCTACCGTGAACTCTGAGCAGTTTACACATTCTTTATATGTGTCTCAAAAGACAAAAGATGCGATAGTTGATAAGTTTAGAGAAACTGATGGTACAAGACCAGATGTAGACGTTAAAGATCCAGATCTTCGTATAAATATTCATATTCATAATAATGAGTGTAATGTTTCATTAGATAGTTCTGGTTATTCATTACATAAAAGAGGCTACCGTACAGCTACCAATATTGCACCTATAAATGAAGTTTTGGCTTCAGGGTTGTTATTATTAAGCGGGTGGGACGGACAGTCTGACTTTTTAGATCCTATGTGTGGTAGTGGTACCATGTTAACAGAGGCAGCAATGATTGCTTGTAATATACCGGCGAACATTAATAGAAAAGGTTTTGCTTTTGAGAAATGGACCGACTTTGATGCTGATTTATTTGAAAAAATTATTGATTCAAGCTTAAAGAAAACTAGAGAGTTTCATTATAAAATTATCGGTTACGATAAAGCACCTTCAGCGGTAAGAAAAGCTCAAGATAATATTGAGAATGCTAATCTAGAAGATTATATAACAGTAGAGCGAAAAGATTTTTTCAAAACAGAAAAAGAATCGCAAGGAACGCTTCATATGTGTTTTAATCCGCCATATGGTGAGCGTTTGGATATTGAAATGGAGAACTTTTATAGTGCAATAGGTGACACCTTAAAACAAGGATATCCAGGTACGAATGCATGGTTTATAACTAGTAATCTGCCAGCTTTGAAATATGTAGGCTTAAGACCTTCTCGTAAAATAAAAGTGTTTAATAGCCACTTAGAGTCTCGTTTGGTGAAGTATGAGATGTACGAAGGTAGTAAGAAAGCGAAGTATCAAAAAAACACAGAAGAATGA
- a CDS encoding mechanosensitive ion channel encodes MNYLENMMSSLSNSVGDFLPTTIGAILILLIGWFIAGFLKRLITKLIKRTDIDSKLGSGKVVLSSFIGKLVYFFIMIFVFMLALEKLGMTSVLDPVKNLLNGFTDYIPNIVGAGLVGYIGYMLATIVSELVGLSGETIQSFVPKLKLPENLNLVNILKKVVFIFIFIPLLITALNILNMDAISVPATHMLEQFFNAIPKIIVAVLILLIFVIGGKFVANLVTDLLESLNLDGIVNRMNLSSLSSNTNLAKLLGNVVYFFIVLFGITTALEKLEFEKLTNVLDTLVGVSGNILFGLVILIIGNWIASTAHKAMAKDENSLFVASIVRMCILAIFLAMGLKTMGIGDEIINMAFGITLGTIAVTIALSFGLGGREAAGKQMERILNKFNKTK; translated from the coding sequence ATGAATTATTTAGAGAACATGATGTCTAGCCTTTCAAATTCAGTCGGCGATTTTTTACCAACCACCATCGGCGCAATACTTATCCTTCTTATAGGATGGTTTATTGCCGGATTTTTGAAAAGACTTATTACCAAATTAATTAAACGAACTGATATTGATAGTAAACTAGGGTCTGGTAAAGTTGTGCTTTCTTCTTTTATAGGCAAACTTGTATACTTCTTTATCATGATTTTTGTTTTCATGCTAGCCCTAGAAAAACTAGGCATGACAAGTGTTTTAGACCCGGTCAAAAATTTACTAAATGGCTTTACAGATTACATACCTAATATTGTTGGTGCAGGACTAGTAGGTTATATAGGTTATATGCTAGCTACCATAGTATCTGAACTAGTAGGTCTTTCTGGTGAAACTATACAAAGTTTTGTACCTAAATTAAAACTACCAGAGAATTTAAATTTAGTCAACATACTTAAAAAAGTTGTTTTCATATTCATATTTATACCCTTATTGATTACGGCTTTAAATATTTTAAATATGGATGCTATTTCTGTTCCAGCTACCCATATGTTAGAACAATTTTTTAATGCAATTCCGAAAATAATTGTTGCTGTACTTATTCTATTAATCTTCGTTATTGGAGGTAAATTTGTTGCTAACTTAGTTACAGACTTATTAGAGAGTTTAAATTTAGATGGTATTGTTAACCGAATGAATTTAAGCAGCTTATCATCGAACACAAACCTTGCAAAACTTCTAGGTAATGTTGTATATTTTTTCATTGTTCTTTTCGGAATTACCACTGCATTAGAAAAATTAGAATTTGAAAAACTTACCAATGTACTAGACACTTTAGTAGGAGTTTCTGGAAATATTCTTTTCGGATTAGTAATCTTAATCATAGGAAATTGGATAGCCTCTACAGCTCACAAAGCAATGGCTAAAGATGAAAACAGTCTTTTTGTTGCTTCAATTGTAAGAATGTGCATTTTAGCTATTTTCTTGGCAATGGGTCTTAAAACAATGGGTATTGGCGATGAAATAATAAATATGGCTTTTGGTATTACACTAGGTACCATTGCTGTAACAATTGCTTTATCATTTGGACTTGGAGGTAGAGAAGCCGCTGGTAAACAAATGGAAAGAATTTTAAATAAATTCAATAAAACTAAATAG
- a CDS encoding Smr/MutS family protein — MSHFNIGDTVETIDDVIKGVVESINGTNITMLSDDGFPLTFAAHELVLIADDIRVSNYEIAQIKKEKEIPKRRKTTVLRTKERTAPKMEVDLHINQLMKNPKSVSKYDMLNLQLDTAKRQLDFAISKRIQKIVFIHGVGEGVLKEELGYLFRKYDNVKYYDADYQKYGLGATEVYIFQNF, encoded by the coding sequence ATGTCTCATTTTAATATTGGCGATACCGTAGAAACAATTGATGACGTCATTAAAGGCGTTGTTGAATCTATTAATGGCACTAATATTACCATGTTAAGTGACGATGGTTTTCCATTAACATTCGCGGCTCATGAACTTGTTTTAATTGCCGATGATATTAGAGTTTCTAATTATGAGATCGCTCAAATAAAAAAGGAAAAGGAAATACCTAAACGTAGAAAGACAACAGTTTTAAGGACTAAAGAACGTACGGCACCAAAAATGGAAGTTGATTTGCATATTAATCAACTAATGAAAAATCCTAAATCGGTAAGTAAGTATGATATGCTAAATCTACAATTAGATACTGCCAAACGTCAGTTAGATTTTGCCATCAGTAAACGAATACAAAAAATTGTGTTTATACATGGTGTAGGTGAGGGAGTATTGAAAGAAGAACTTGGTTATCTATTCCGAAAGTACGACAACGTTAAATATTACGATGCCGATTATCAAAAATATGGGCTAGGGGCTACCGAAGTATATATTTTTCAGAATTTTTAG